One part of the Mycobacterium marinum genome encodes these proteins:
- a CDS encoding protein kinase domain-containing protein: MTGTDAGGHPSDPAVTENESYGVQHRLQGPHRNSTSSTGEVGEFSGITITNAVPELADLGFVDAYEVGRGGYGVVYRCVQAELGRVVAVKTLTADVDEWGPRFLREEQAMARLTAHPNIVPVLQVGQTAGGLPFLVMPFCGRGSVQQRIERYGVLAVEEMLRIGVKIAAALESAHRVGVVHRDVKPANVLLTDYGEPALCDFGIARMEAGFETGPGMFVGSPAYTAPELLAGESPNAASDVYALGASLFAGLTGHAAFERRNGEQVVAQFLRIANESIPDLRDNNIPTQVADLVNAAMAREPGDRPSALKLGEMIQQAQADLGLAVDAMALPEANGEEGIRSARRIPTGARSGAERYGPGRVPVLPAGLVGRRDELAQLRKSLYSSRLVTVTGMGGVGKTTLAIAAAGQLRAEFSDQVWLVELSELRDGDMLAEVAIAALGVCDQTGAPPTDVLVEFLGHGMTLLVIDNCEQIIDAVAKQVDNLLHHCPQLHILATSREVLDIDGESVLPLMPLAVPETDADSTLGSLARYDAVELFVARARAGVPEFRLTHANAAAVARVCARLDGLPLAIELAAARLRALSIEQIADGLADRYHLLSRGHRGAPTRQQNLVSCVAWSHDLCTPTEQHLWAILSVFAGSFDLPAARHVSAGSLLDEQCLDVMCTLVDKSILIRTEHDGQVRFRLLDTLRDYGRTHLSAAEHHQLRHRHADYYHRLAAQAYSDWFGPQQIEWLSRLTAETPNLREALQFCITHEPATALELAANLREIWIPRGMFSEGYRWLDLALTALPPLPSPERIRALAHISEFANFRGNLPRATELVAQARQLYESLADRRVIAVLECTDGHMAMINGDFERARDCLRRAASATDDLQSKGCAMLLMGWDSLFWGDVEKASDWFEKALAVSESHGESLQRSYVLVCTGISSWRRGEFERAEQQLQQGIQICRALNDRWMAAQYFEALAWCAGSNEDFRRAVVLMAAANVLSPATGFPLMALFSGLHDECEQRSRAGLDDAEYQAAWNQGSALSFQQAVMVAVGE, from the coding sequence ATGACGGGTACCGATGCCGGTGGGCACCCATCTGACCCAGCCGTGACCGAGAACGAGTCCTATGGGGTGCAGCATCGTCTGCAAGGGCCACACCGCAATTCCACGAGTTCGACCGGTGAGGTGGGCGAGTTTTCCGGGATCACCATCACAAATGCGGTGCCGGAATTGGCCGACCTGGGGTTTGTCGACGCGTATGAGGTAGGCCGGGGCGGGTATGGGGTGGTGTATCGCTGCGTGCAGGCCGAGTTGGGCCGGGTGGTGGCGGTCAAGACGTTGACCGCCGATGTGGACGAGTGGGGGCCGCGGTTTCTGCGGGAGGAGCAGGCCATGGCCCGACTGACCGCGCATCCCAATATTGTGCCGGTGCTGCAGGTGGGGCAAACCGCCGGCGGTCTGCCGTTCTTGGTGATGCCGTTTTGTGGGCGCGGGTCTGTGCAGCAACGGATCGAGCGCTATGGGGTGTTGGCGGTCGAGGAGATGCTGCGGATCGGGGTGAAGATAGCGGCGGCCTTGGAGTCGGCGCATCGGGTGGGCGTGGTGCACCGCGACGTCAAGCCCGCCAACGTGTTGCTCACCGATTACGGCGAGCCCGCGCTATGCGACTTCGGCATCGCGCGGATGGAGGCGGGATTTGAGACCGGGCCCGGGATGTTCGTCGGGTCACCCGCCTATACCGCTCCCGAGTTGTTGGCTGGTGAATCGCCTAATGCCGCGTCGGATGTGTATGCGCTCGGAGCCAGCCTGTTTGCCGGATTGACGGGCCATGCGGCATTCGAACGGCGCAATGGTGAGCAGGTGGTGGCGCAATTCCTGCGGATCGCCAATGAGTCGATCCCGGATTTGCGTGACAACAATATTCCCACCCAGGTGGCGGACCTGGTCAATGCGGCGATGGCCCGCGAGCCCGGGGATCGCCCTTCGGCGCTCAAGCTGGGTGAAATGATCCAGCAGGCCCAAGCCGATCTTGGGCTGGCTGTTGATGCGATGGCGCTGCCGGAAGCCAACGGTGAGGAGGGAATTCGGTCGGCCCGTCGGATACCGACGGGGGCGCGTTCCGGGGCAGAGCGCTACGGACCGGGCCGGGTGCCGGTTCTGCCGGCCGGGCTGGTGGGACGCCGCGACGAGCTGGCGCAGTTGCGAAAGTCGTTGTACAGCTCGCGGCTGGTGACGGTGACGGGCATGGGTGGAGTCGGAAAGACCACGCTCGCGATCGCCGCGGCCGGCCAGTTGCGCGCCGAGTTCTCCGATCAGGTGTGGCTGGTCGAGCTCTCCGAGCTACGCGACGGCGACATGCTAGCTGAGGTCGCCATCGCCGCCCTGGGGGTCTGCGACCAAACGGGCGCGCCGCCAACCGACGTGCTTGTCGAATTTCTTGGCCACGGCATGACTCTGCTGGTGATCGACAACTGTGAACAGATCATCGACGCGGTGGCCAAACAGGTCGACAACTTGCTGCACCACTGCCCGCAGCTACACATTCTGGCCACCAGCCGTGAAGTCCTCGATATCGATGGGGAATCTGTCCTACCGTTGATGCCGCTCGCGGTGCCCGAAACCGATGCCGACTCCACGCTGGGCAGTCTGGCCCGCTATGACGCGGTGGAGTTGTTCGTTGCTCGCGCCCGGGCCGGGGTCCCCGAGTTCCGCCTGACCCACGCCAATGCGGCGGCGGTGGCCCGCGTCTGCGCGCGCCTGGACGGCTTGCCGCTGGCCATTGAGCTGGCGGCCGCCCGGCTACGGGCATTGTCGATCGAGCAGATCGCCGACGGCCTGGCGGACCGCTACCACCTACTCAGCCGTGGCCACCGCGGTGCGCCCACCCGGCAACAAAACCTCGTCAGCTGTGTGGCGTGGAGCCATGACCTGTGTACCCCCACCGAACAACACCTGTGGGCAATACTGTCGGTCTTCGCCGGCAGTTTCGATCTGCCCGCCGCCCGGCATGTGAGCGCCGGCAGTTTGCTCGACGAGCAGTGTCTGGATGTGATGTGCACGCTTGTCGACAAGTCCATCCTGATCCGCACCGAGCACGATGGCCAAGTTCGGTTCCGATTGCTCGACACCCTGCGCGACTACGGCCGCACCCACCTCAGCGCTGCCGAACACCACCAACTGCGCCACCGCCACGCCGACTACTACCACCGTCTGGCGGCGCAAGCGTACAGCGATTGGTTTGGACCTCAACAAATCGAATGGTTGAGTCGTCTCACCGCCGAAACACCTAACCTGCGCGAAGCACTGCAATTCTGCATCACCCATGAACCTGCCACCGCGCTGGAATTGGCCGCCAATTTGCGCGAGATCTGGATTCCGCGCGGAATGTTCAGCGAAGGGTACCGCTGGCTGGATCTCGCGCTGACTGCGTTACCGCCCCTACCCAGCCCCGAACGCATCCGAGCGTTGGCTCACATTTCGGAGTTCGCAAATTTTCGCGGCAATTTGCCGAGAGCGACGGAGCTAGTCGCGCAGGCACGCCAACTTTACGAATCGCTGGCCGATCGACGAGTAATTGCCGTGCTCGAATGCACCGACGGCCATATGGCGATGATCAACGGTGATTTCGAACGCGCGCGAGACTGCCTCCGACGTGCTGCGTCGGCAACCGACGACCTGCAATCCAAGGGCTGCGCGATGTTGCTCATGGGTTGGGACTCTCTCTTTTGGGGCGATGTTGAGAAGGCGTCAGACTGGTTCGAGAAGGCCCTTGCCGTGTCCGAATCCCACGGCGAATCGCTGCAACGATCATATGTGTTGGTATGCACCGGAATTAGTTCATGGCGCCGAGGCGAGTTCGAACGCGCCGAGCAACAGCTCCAGCAGGGTATCCAAATTTGTCGAGCACTCAATGATCGGTGGATGGCCGCGCAGTATTTTGAGGCACTGGCGTGGTGCGCCGGATCCAATGAGGACTTCCGGCGTGCCGTCGTGTTGATGGCGGCGGCCAACGTGCTGAGCCCGGCTACTGGATTTCCGCTGATGGCACTATTTTCCGGACTTCACGACGAGTGTGAACAGCGCTCCCGCGCCGGGCTCGACGACGCGGAATATCAGGCGGCGTGGAACCAAGGCAGCGCGCTGAGCTTTCAACAGGCCGTCATGGTCGCCGTGGGCGAATGA
- a CDS encoding PE family protein, with translation MPHVTTSPNLLAATAGDLAAIASTMRQASAAAAAPTAAVQPAGGDIVSAGIASLFGAHAYNYQVLSAKAAEFHDRFVEILQTSAQAYGSTETANASPLEKAIGVFTAPAEGQAGGPGTGNGAIGGGLHGGAGGFGDVGQSTANAAPVGPAGATAAAGTGGSPAQATVHSGPAAGNGDAASVGTGAQHGGAGGGGGDGMATSHVSDGGAARTGGAANSAGGTDAAASSSGAGGGGSAGQGVASTGGDHGAGATSSSSGHGPGHGIGVGSGLGRSSDGYGTAALAGGPLGAVGSGTPGAVAGVSELSAPTATSALPTAASATAEPSLAMSTKAQLVHAANPLQPVNPAHSDNSANQGGPARRTGVERDAPTLFLPLTSLRGLRRHSKKRSGLRAQSGRLRDSGDVVSSPRWEPDDLLRALGLRPPGHQ, from the coding sequence ATGCCGCACGTGACCACTTCGCCGAACCTGCTGGCCGCCACGGCCGGGGATTTGGCCGCGATCGCTTCGACGATGCGCCAAGCCAGTGCGGCTGCCGCGGCCCCGACGGCGGCCGTGCAGCCCGCGGGCGGCGACATCGTGTCGGCAGGAATTGCGTCGTTGTTCGGCGCGCACGCCTACAACTACCAAGTTCTCAGTGCCAAGGCAGCGGAGTTTCACGACCGGTTTGTCGAGATCCTGCAAACGAGTGCGCAAGCGTACGGCTCCACCGAGACCGCCAATGCCTCGCCGCTGGAGAAGGCGATCGGTGTGTTCACCGCGCCGGCAGAGGGGCAGGCCGGGGGACCAGGAACGGGAAACGGCGCCATCGGCGGCGGTCTACATGGCGGCGCCGGCGGATTTGGCGATGTCGGTCAATCCACCGCTAACGCCGCACCGGTCGGACCCGCCGGCGCTACGGCCGCGGCCGGAACCGGTGGCAGTCCCGCCCAGGCCACGGTGCACTCCGGACCTGCGGCCGGCAACGGAGATGCTGCGTCGGTGGGCACCGGAGCACAACACGGCGGTGCCGGAGGTGGTGGCGGGGACGGCATGGCTACCTCGCACGTCAGCGACGGCGGCGCGGCCAGGACCGGCGGGGCGGCTAACTCGGCCGGTGGTACCGACGCGGCCGCCAGCTCGAGCGGAGCCGGCGGCGGTGGTTCCGCGGGCCAAGGTGTTGCCAGCACCGGTGGTGACCACGGCGCCGGTGCGACCAGCTCGTCCAGCGGCCACGGTCCTGGTCATGGCATCGGGGTCGGCTCCGGCCTTGGCAGATCATCGGATGGATATGGCACGGCCGCCTTGGCAGGCGGGCCGTTGGGGGCCGTGGGTAGCGGTACCCCTGGTGCGGTCGCCGGTGTGAGCGAACTGTCGGCGCCGACGGCAACATCGGCGCTGCCGACAGCGGCCTCCGCGACGGCCGAACCTTCCTTGGCGATGTCGACCAAGGCTCAACTGGTGCATGCAGCCAACCCGCTGCAGCCGGTCAACCCGGCTCACTCGGACAATTCGGCAAACCAAGGCGGTCCGGCGCGGCGGACCGGGGTTGAGCGCGACGCGCCGACCTTGTTCCTTCCGCTCACGAGCCTTCGTGGATTGCGCCGGCATTCAAAGAAGCGCTCGGGGCTTCGGGCCCAGAGCGGACGGTTGCGCGACTCCGGTGACGTGGTGAGCAGCCCGCGGTGGGAGCCTGACGACCTGTTACGCGCTCTGGGTCTGCGCCCGCCTGGACATCAGTAG
- a CDS encoding TetR family transcriptional regulator, with translation MQPTTTHPAQARRLRSSGELLGVRDVSAHNKPRNVDNTRGGNAPANERRRRPGRPRGNSSDTRQRILASARELFASNGIDRTSIRAVAAAADVDAALVHHYFGTKQQLFAAAIHLPIDPKLVLKRMQNTPTAELGFALPSMLLPMWDSELGTGLIASLRSLFGGGDVDLARSFLQEVVTAEMASLVDNPTGTGMIRAQLVASQLLGVVMARYILQIEPFASMPAEDIARAIAPNLQRYLTGEI, from the coding sequence ATGCAGCCGACAACCACGCACCCGGCCCAAGCCAGAAGGCTTCGTAGTTCTGGGGAACTGCTTGGCGTGCGAGATGTATCGGCCCACAACAAGCCACGCAACGTCGACAACACCAGGGGTGGTAACGCGCCCGCCAACGAGCGGCGCCGCCGGCCCGGTCGCCCCCGTGGCAACAGCTCCGACACTCGGCAGCGCATTCTCGCCAGTGCTCGCGAACTGTTTGCGAGCAACGGTATCGACCGAACATCGATACGGGCGGTGGCGGCGGCGGCGGATGTCGATGCGGCGCTCGTGCATCACTACTTCGGCACCAAGCAGCAGCTGTTCGCCGCCGCGATCCACCTTCCCATCGACCCAAAGCTCGTGCTGAAACGCATGCAGAACACCCCAACCGCTGAACTCGGATTCGCGCTGCCGTCCATGCTGCTGCCGATGTGGGATTCCGAACTCGGCACGGGGTTGATCGCCTCGCTGCGCTCCCTGTTCGGCGGCGGTGATGTGGACTTGGCACGCTCCTTCCTGCAAGAAGTCGTCACCGCCGAGATGGCGTCGCTGGTCGACAATCCAACGGGAACGGGCATGATCCGTGCCCAGCTAGTCGCGTCGCAATTGCTGGGCGTCGTCATGGCTCGCTACATCTTGCAGATCGAGCCGTTCGCCTCGATGCCGGCTGAGGACATCGCGCGGGCCATCGCACCGAACCTGCAGCGCTACCTCACTGGCGAAATCTAG
- a CDS encoding glutamine synthetase III: MSGNAVRLQAINNVEAYVPPAVSFVAGEAPGEIFGSNVFTKAEMQARLPKAVFKSVLATIDKGARLDPAVADAVAVAMKDWALEKGATHYAHVFYPMTGLTAEKHDSFLEPTADGQTMAEFAGKTLIQGEPDASSFPSGGLRSTFEARGYTGWDVTSPAYVLENPNGNTLCIPTIFVSMTGDALDYKTPLLRSQQAMGIHAERILKLFGHKELNKVVSFCGPEQEYFLVDRHFFVARPDLVNAGRTVFGAKPPKGQEFDDHYFGAVPERVLGFMMDTERELFKLGIPAKTRHNEVAPGQFEVAPMFERANIASDHQQLLMTVFKTLAKKHGMECLFHEKPFAGVNGSGKHVNFSVGNAELGSLLVPGDTPHENAQFLVFCAAVIRAVHKYAGLLRVSVASATNDHRLGANEAPPAIISIFLGEQLADVFEQIAKGAATSSKGKGTMIIGVDTLPPLPTDPGDRNRTSPFAFTGNRFEFRAPGSGQTVAVPMTILNTIMADSFDYMATVLEKAVEDGEDFDAAVQKLLTEIITDHGAVVFNGDGYSENWQIEAAERGLPNLKTTLDAIPELIKPESIDLFHKYDVFNERELHSRYEVRLEQYALTIAVEARLTLEMGTTVILPAAMRYQTELAQNVAALKAAGVEPSMAALEAISAPLSDLSAALAKLKIALSEHSADSALSEAKHAQEALLPAMDAVRCAADALESVVADDLWPLPTYQEMLYIL, encoded by the coding sequence TTGAGCGGAAACGCAGTTCGCCTGCAGGCGATCAATAACGTCGAGGCATATGTCCCCCCAGCCGTCAGTTTCGTCGCGGGCGAGGCCCCGGGCGAGATCTTCGGCTCCAACGTCTTCACCAAAGCGGAGATGCAGGCACGGCTGCCAAAAGCGGTGTTCAAGTCGGTCCTCGCCACCATCGACAAAGGCGCCAGGCTCGACCCTGCGGTCGCCGACGCGGTCGCGGTCGCGATGAAGGACTGGGCGCTGGAGAAGGGCGCCACCCACTACGCTCACGTCTTCTACCCGATGACGGGGTTGACCGCCGAAAAGCACGACAGCTTCTTGGAACCCACCGCCGACGGACAGACGATGGCCGAGTTCGCGGGCAAGACGCTGATCCAGGGTGAGCCCGACGCGTCGAGTTTCCCGTCCGGCGGGTTGCGCAGCACGTTCGAAGCGCGCGGCTACACCGGCTGGGACGTCACCAGCCCGGCCTATGTTCTGGAAAACCCGAACGGCAACACCCTGTGCATTCCCACGATTTTCGTCTCGATGACCGGGGATGCCCTGGACTACAAGACGCCGCTGCTGCGCAGCCAGCAGGCCATGGGCATCCATGCCGAGCGCATTCTGAAACTGTTCGGCCACAAGGAACTCAACAAGGTCGTCTCGTTCTGCGGTCCAGAACAGGAGTACTTCCTGGTCGACAGGCACTTCTTCGTGGCGCGGCCCGACCTGGTCAACGCCGGTCGCACCGTCTTCGGCGCCAAGCCGCCCAAGGGCCAGGAGTTCGACGACCATTACTTCGGCGCAGTCCCCGAGCGGGTACTGGGCTTCATGATGGACACCGAACGGGAGCTGTTCAAACTGGGCATTCCCGCCAAGACCCGCCACAACGAGGTCGCCCCGGGCCAGTTCGAGGTGGCGCCGATGTTCGAACGGGCCAACATCGCTTCTGACCACCAGCAGCTGCTGATGACGGTCTTCAAGACGTTGGCCAAAAAGCACGGCATGGAATGCCTGTTCCACGAGAAGCCGTTCGCGGGTGTCAACGGTTCGGGCAAACACGTCAACTTCTCGGTCGGCAATGCCGAGCTCGGCTCACTGCTGGTTCCCGGCGATACGCCGCACGAAAATGCGCAGTTCCTGGTGTTCTGCGCCGCAGTGATCCGTGCCGTGCACAAATATGCTGGTCTGCTTCGGGTCTCAGTTGCATCGGCCACCAACGACCATCGGTTGGGTGCCAACGAGGCGCCACCGGCGATCATTTCGATCTTCCTTGGTGAGCAGCTTGCCGATGTGTTCGAGCAGATCGCCAAAGGCGCGGCCACCTCGTCAAAAGGTAAGGGCACCATGATTATTGGTGTCGACACCCTGCCGCCACTACCCACCGATCCCGGCGACCGCAACCGCACCAGCCCATTTGCGTTCACCGGCAACCGATTCGAATTCCGCGCACCCGGCTCGGGCCAGACGGTTGCGGTACCGATGACCATCCTCAACACGATCATGGCCGACTCGTTCGACTACATGGCCACGGTCTTGGAGAAGGCCGTCGAGGACGGGGAGGACTTCGACGCTGCGGTGCAGAAGCTGCTCACCGAGATCATCACCGATCACGGCGCGGTGGTGTTCAACGGTGACGGCTATTCGGAGAACTGGCAGATCGAGGCGGCCGAACGAGGCTTGCCGAACCTCAAGACCACGCTGGACGCCATTCCCGAGTTGATCAAGCCGGAGTCGATCGACCTTTTCCACAAGTACGACGTCTTCAATGAACGCGAGCTGCACAGCCGCTACGAGGTCCGTTTGGAGCAGTACGCGCTGACCATCGCGGTCGAGGCGAGGCTGACGTTGGAGATGGGGACGACGGTTATCCTGCCGGCGGCGATGCGCTACCAGACCGAACTCGCCCAGAACGTCGCCGCCCTAAAGGCCGCTGGCGTTGAACCGAGCATGGCCGCGCTGGAAGCGATTTCGGCTCCGCTGTCGGACCTGTCCGCAGCACTGGCGAAACTGAAGATAGCGTTGTCCGAGCACTCGGCGGATTCGGCGCTCAGCGAGGCCAAGCATGCCCAGGAGGCGCTGCTGCCCGCGATGGACGCGGTGCGCTGCGCCGCTGACGCTCTGGAAAGCGTTGTCGCCGATGACTTGTGGCCGCTTCCTACCTACCAGGAGATGCTCTACATCCTGTGA